From the Pseudarthrobacter sp. MM222 genome, one window contains:
- a CDS encoding sugar phosphate isomerase/epimerase, with amino-acid sequence MASEIPSSWTLCASSFNWTPDIIAARRTARDIVTGIADSVVQTIELEPGLVWRSFPAPHDAEVDELRNALASKGGAVSIVGASLDDFTPAGPRSVQERLDFLVPQIHAAHRVGASGIRLPIGQAGRDLLTLVQPLLHELDLVLYEEIQGQQAPGSAAVEPALEAIGALGDDHVRVLVDISMLMPALPVTYLEELRRGGMPQDFMGRLENDWRDPSTLDAVTAVLRSGNVPPRIHTLFMNLLIRFGRSDAADLQAILPIVGAFHLKFWDLHDDGGRVSQPLRDLGGLLGSNGFSGTLTSEWGGHEWLQDDPTEMTRRHLALAEIALAEAALVEPVQS; translated from the coding sequence ATGGCTTCCGAAATTCCAAGCAGCTGGACGCTTTGCGCCAGCTCCTTCAACTGGACCCCGGACATCATCGCCGCCCGCCGGACGGCCCGGGACATAGTCACCGGCATCGCGGACTCAGTGGTGCAGACGATAGAGCTCGAGCCCGGGCTGGTGTGGCGGTCCTTCCCGGCTCCGCACGATGCCGAGGTCGATGAGCTGCGGAATGCCCTGGCGTCAAAGGGCGGGGCTGTCAGTATCGTCGGGGCCAGCCTGGACGACTTCACGCCTGCGGGACCACGTTCCGTTCAGGAGCGCCTGGATTTCCTGGTCCCCCAGATCCATGCCGCGCACCGCGTTGGAGCCAGCGGAATCCGGCTTCCGATCGGGCAGGCGGGGAGGGACTTGCTCACGCTGGTCCAGCCTCTCCTGCACGAGCTCGACCTGGTGCTGTACGAGGAAATCCAAGGGCAGCAGGCCCCCGGCAGCGCCGCCGTCGAACCGGCCCTCGAAGCGATAGGCGCCCTCGGAGATGACCACGTACGGGTGCTCGTGGACATCAGCATGCTGATGCCCGCCCTTCCCGTCACCTACCTTGAAGAACTGCGCCGGGGTGGCATGCCCCAGGACTTCATGGGGCGCCTGGAGAATGACTGGCGCGACCCGTCCACACTTGACGCCGTGACCGCCGTGCTCCGCTCAGGAAACGTGCCGCCGCGGATCCACACCCTCTTTATGAACCTGCTCATCCGCTTTGGCCGCAGTGACGCGGCGGACCTGCAGGCCATCCTCCCCATAGTGGGCGCCTTCCACCTCAAGTTCTGGGACCTGCACGACGACGGCGGGCGGGTTTCGCAGCCGCTGCGGGACCTGGGCGGCCTCCTGGGCAGCAACGGCTTCAGCGGCACGCTAACGAGTGAGTGGGGCGGCCACGAGTGGCTCCAGGACGATCCCACGGAGATGACGCGCCGGCACCTTGCCTTGGCGGAGATAGCCCTCGCGGAGGCAGCGCTGGTTGAGCCTGTCCAGAGCTGA
- a CDS encoding C-glycoside deglycosidase beta subunit domain-containing protein: MLETALREDALTATPGGFDLRLGLPWIRSMPLSSVAGLAVEVDGVPVAPRELCVVLGDCTIRADALREESGWWFVQDRLVLACRRELSRGAHAVAVDFQLMVPYLQARPGSPLVLPFHLEARLERDRAQVPSVSRDVA; this comes from the coding sequence ATGTTGGAAACCGCTTTGCGCGAAGATGCGCTGACCGCCACTCCGGGAGGTTTTGATCTGCGGCTTGGCCTGCCGTGGATCCGCTCGATGCCCCTGTCCAGCGTGGCTGGCCTCGCGGTGGAAGTGGACGGCGTTCCGGTCGCACCGAGGGAGTTGTGCGTGGTGTTGGGTGACTGCACTATCCGTGCCGACGCGCTGCGCGAGGAGTCCGGGTGGTGGTTCGTGCAGGACAGGCTTGTCTTGGCGTGCCGGCGCGAGCTGTCACGCGGGGCGCACGCCGTCGCCGTCGACTTCCAGCTGATGGTGCCCTACCTGCAGGCGCGGCCCGGCTCGCCCCTGGTCCTGCCGTTCCATCTGGAGGCCCGGCTGGAGCGTGACCGGGCACAGGTACCGAGTGTGTCCCGGGACGTGGCCTGA